From a single Candidatus Brevundimonas phytovorans genomic region:
- a CDS encoding formylglycine-generating enzyme family protein, which translates to MTALPAGHFVMGSDHHYVEERPAHRRQVEAFAIDAVPVTNARFAAFIADTGHRTLAETPVNPADYPGVPAHMLAPSSLVFTPPPGPVPLNDAGQWWRIVPGADWRHPLGPGSSIEGLDDHPVVHVGFADALAYARWARKTLPSEAQWEYAARAGSTTEYAWGDVLEPEGRHMANLWQGAFPHRNSLGDGYERTSPVGHYPPNAWGLSDMIGNVWEWTLDAYQPHHTGSPPKRCCGVSARPSANVFKVLKGGSHLCTADYCSRYRPPARLPQATDTTASHIGFRCCL; encoded by the coding sequence ATGACCGCCCTGCCTGCGGGCCACTTCGTCATGGGTTCGGACCATCACTACGTCGAAGAACGCCCGGCCCACCGCCGCCAAGTCGAGGCCTTCGCCATCGACGCCGTGCCTGTGACCAACGCCCGCTTTGCCGCCTTCATCGCCGACACCGGGCATCGAACGCTGGCCGAGACTCCGGTCAATCCGGCGGACTATCCCGGTGTCCCGGCGCACATGCTGGCGCCATCCTCCCTGGTTTTCACGCCGCCGCCCGGTCCTGTGCCGCTCAACGATGCGGGGCAATGGTGGCGCATCGTGCCCGGCGCCGACTGGCGGCATCCGCTGGGGCCCGGCTCCTCAATCGAGGGGCTGGACGATCATCCTGTCGTGCATGTCGGTTTCGCCGACGCCCTGGCCTATGCGCGCTGGGCGAGAAAGACCCTGCCCAGCGAGGCGCAGTGGGAGTACGCCGCCCGCGCCGGGTCCACGACCGAATACGCCTGGGGCGACGTCCTTGAACCCGAGGGTCGGCACATGGCCAACCTGTGGCAGGGCGCCTTTCCCCACCGCAACAGTCTCGGCGACGGCTATGAGCGCACCTCGCCCGTCGGCCATTATCCGCCGAACGCCTGGGGCCTGTCCGACATGATCGGCAACGTCTGGGAATGGACCCTCGACGCCTATCAGCCCCATCACACCGGCTCGCCGCCCAAGCGCTGCTGCGGGGTGTCGGCCCGACCGTCCGCCAACGTCTTCAAGGTGCTGAAGGGCGGCTCCCATCTCTGCACAGCAGACTACTGCAGCCGCTATCGCCCTCCTGCCCGGCTGCCCCAGGCCACCGACACCACCGCCTCCCACATCGGGTTCCGCTGCTGTCTTTGA
- a CDS encoding muconate/chloromuconate family cycloisomerase, which yields MAMTIDAFETCLVDLPTIRPHVLSMTTMHHQTMVLLTLRCSDGTVGVGEATTIGGLSYGEESPEGMKLALDTYFAPLVLGADPTRPAQLMDRLSRAIAGNRFAKCAVETALLDAMGHRVGLPVAELLGGRRRERLSVAWTLASGDTAKDIDEAERMLAQRRHNIFKLKIGKRAVVDDVAHVAAIKRALGDRASVRVDVNRAWDEASAARGVAMLEAAGCDLIEQPVDAHLRGAMARLAQRFTIPIMADESLTGPASAFDFAANAAADVFAVKIAQSGGLTAACAVGAIAQAAGVGLYGGTMLEGPVGTAASAHVFSTFANLSFQTELFGPLLLTEEILETPLAYADFGLKVPDGPGLGVRLDADKVAFFRRDAARKTQSAGA from the coding sequence ATGGCCATGACGATCGACGCCTTTGAGACCTGTCTGGTCGATCTGCCCACGATCCGCCCGCACGTCCTGTCGATGACCACCATGCACCACCAGACCATGGTGCTGCTGACTTTGCGCTGCTCGGACGGCACGGTCGGGGTGGGCGAGGCCACGACCATCGGAGGCCTCAGCTACGGCGAGGAAAGCCCCGAGGGCATGAAGCTGGCGCTCGACACCTATTTCGCGCCTCTGGTGCTGGGCGCGGACCCGACGCGGCCCGCGCAACTGATGGATCGCCTGAGCCGGGCCATTGCGGGCAATCGTTTCGCCAAATGCGCGGTGGAGACGGCCCTGCTCGACGCCATGGGCCACAGGGTCGGCCTGCCGGTGGCCGAACTGCTGGGCGGTCGTCGCCGTGAGCGTCTGTCGGTGGCCTGGACCCTGGCCAGCGGCGACACGGCCAAGGACATCGACGAGGCCGAGCGGATGCTGGCGCAGCGTCGCCACAACATCTTCAAGCTCAAGATCGGCAAGCGCGCGGTGGTGGACGACGTGGCCCATGTTGCGGCCATCAAGCGCGCCCTGGGCGACCGCGCGAGCGTGCGGGTCGACGTCAACCGCGCCTGGGACGAGGCCAGCGCCGCGCGCGGCGTCGCCATGCTGGAGGCCGCAGGCTGCGACCTGATCGAGCAGCCGGTCGACGCCCACCTGCGCGGGGCGATGGCGCGGCTGGCCCAGCGTTTCACCATCCCCATCATGGCCGACGAATCCCTGACCGGCCCGGCCAGCGCCTTCGACTTCGCCGCCAATGCGGCGGCCGATGTGTTCGCGGTCAAGATCGCCCAGTCCGGCGGTCTGACGGCGGCCTGCGCCGTCGGCGCCATCGCCCAGGCGGCGGGCGTCGGCCTTTATGGCGGCACCATGCTGGAAGGGCCGGTGGGCACGGCGGCCTCGGCCCATGTCTTCTCGACCTTCGCCAACCTGTCGTTCCAGACCGAGCTGTTCGGCCCCCTGCTGCTGACTGAGGAGATCCTGGAGACGCCGCTGGCCTATGCCGACTTCGGCCTGAAGGTGCCGGACGGTCCGGGCCTGGGCGTGCGTCTGGACGCCGACAAGGTCGCCTTCTTCCGCCGCGACGCCGCTCGCAAGACTCAATCCGCCGGAGCCTGA
- a CDS encoding arylsulfatase, translated as MKIAKRLLPALLGGVSLLSLSPVALQAQTPSAPAPLTAPTPQRDARPNIVLIVADDMGFSDLSAFGSEIATPNLDALVASGVQLTNFHASPACSPTRAMLMSGVDNHIAGLGTMAEVIAPEQVGVPGYEGALNDRVVPFPRLLQDAGYHTFMVGKWHLGKEEGQSPQARGFDHSFVLLNGGADHFTQGGTIFAAPKASYRDDGALVDLPANFFSTDYYTDRILQNIDSVKDDKPFFAYIAYTAPHWPLQAPDAYLDRYRGVYDVGYDVILDQRIERMKARGVIAQDVTPAPAPGVWPAWNALSAEDKAKEARRMEVYAAMIANMDDNVGRLVAELKRTGEYDNTVFVFFSDNGAEGSDAEDISEKNREWIQATFDNSLDNMGRRNSFIGYGPNWARVSSAPFRLFKAFTYEGGTRTPAFVAGPGVRRSLSDAYVGVKDWAPTFLQLAQTRHPAEDGAAVPPLQGRSAVPFLMGQTDQVHPDDATQCLELFGRVAVRIGDFKLTYSNAPWGSGDWELYNTRRDPTEATDLSQAEPQQLATMKAAWEGCQRDNNILWTPEIAGKNAYGNTSVHFPDHQIDFRTKE; from the coding sequence ATGAAGATCGCGAAACGCCTGCTGCCCGCCCTTCTGGGCGGCGTCTCTCTCCTCAGCCTCTCGCCGGTCGCGCTTCAGGCGCAGACCCCCTCCGCGCCGGCCCCGCTGACGGCGCCCACGCCCCAGCGCGACGCCCGGCCCAATATCGTGCTGATCGTCGCCGACGACATGGGCTTTTCCGACCTCAGCGCCTTCGGCAGCGAGATCGCCACGCCCAATCTGGACGCCCTGGTGGCCAGCGGCGTGCAACTGACCAATTTCCACGCCTCGCCGGCCTGTTCTCCGACGCGCGCCATGCTGATGAGCGGCGTCGATAACCACATCGCGGGGCTGGGCACGATGGCCGAGGTCATCGCCCCCGAACAGGTCGGCGTGCCCGGCTATGAAGGCGCGCTCAATGATCGGGTCGTGCCCTTCCCGCGCCTGTTGCAAGACGCCGGCTACCACACCTTCATGGTGGGCAAGTGGCACCTGGGCAAGGAGGAAGGTCAGAGCCCTCAGGCCCGCGGCTTCGATCATTCCTTCGTCCTGCTGAACGGCGGCGCCGACCACTTCACCCAGGGCGGCACCATCTTCGCCGCGCCCAAGGCCAGCTATCGCGACGACGGCGCACTGGTCGACCTGCCCGCGAACTTCTTCTCGACAGACTACTATACCGACCGGATTCTGCAGAACATCGACAGCGTCAAGGACGACAAGCCCTTCTTCGCCTACATCGCCTATACCGCCCCGCACTGGCCTCTTCAGGCGCCCGACGCCTATCTGGACCGTTATCGCGGGGTCTACGACGTGGGCTATGACGTGATCCTCGATCAGCGGATCGAGCGCATGAAGGCCAGGGGCGTCATCGCCCAGGACGTCACGCCCGCCCCGGCCCCCGGCGTCTGGCCCGCGTGGAACGCGCTGTCGGCCGAAGACAAGGCCAAGGAGGCCCGGCGCATGGAGGTCTACGCCGCCATGATCGCCAACATGGACGACAATGTCGGACGACTGGTCGCGGAGCTGAAGCGCACCGGCGAATACGACAACACCGTCTTCGTCTTCTTCTCCGACAATGGCGCAGAAGGCAGCGACGCCGAGGACATCAGCGAAAAGAACCGCGAGTGGATCCAGGCGACCTTCGACAACAGCCTCGACAACATGGGGCGGCGCAACTCCTTCATCGGCTACGGCCCCAACTGGGCGCGCGTCAGCTCGGCGCCCTTCCGCCTGTTCAAGGCCTTCACCTATGAGGGCGGCACCCGCACCCCGGCCTTCGTCGCGGGTCCCGGCGTTCGGCGCAGCCTCAGCGACGCCTATGTCGGGGTGAAGGACTGGGCGCCCACCTTCCTGCAACTGGCCCAGACGCGGCATCCTGCGGAAGACGGCGCCGCTGTTCCACCGCTGCAGGGGCGCTCGGCGGTGCCCTTCCTGATGGGCCAGACGGACCAGGTTCACCCCGATGACGCCACCCAGTGTCTGGAGTTGTTCGGTCGCGTCGCCGTTCGCATCGGCGATTTCAAGCTGACCTACAGCAATGCGCCCTGGGGCAGCGGCGATTGGGAGCTTTACAACACCCGCCGCGACCCAACCGAAGCGACCGATCTGAGCCAGGCCGAGCCCCAGCAACTGGCTACGATGAAGGCGGCGTGGGAAGGTTGCCAGCGGGACAACAACATCCTCTGGACGCCAGAGATCGCCGGCAAGAACGCCTATGGCAACACCAGCGTCCACTTCCCCGACCACCAGATCGATTTCCGCACCAAAGAGTAG
- the catC gene encoding muconolactone Delta-isomerase: protein MLFHVRMDVRIPLDYDPDRAAELKRIERERAQELQTSGKWRHLWRIAGQYSNFSVFDVADVQELHDIVSSLPLFPFMNIEVTPLCRHPSSIHDDDR, encoded by the coding sequence ATGCTGTTTCATGTTCGCATGGATGTCCGCATCCCCCTCGACTACGACCCCGACCGCGCCGCCGAACTGAAGCGGATCGAGCGCGAGCGCGCCCAGGAACTGCAGACGTCGGGCAAGTGGCGGCACCTGTGGCGCATCGCCGGCCAGTATTCGAACTTCAGCGTGTTCGATGTCGCCGACGTGCAGGAGCTGCATGACATCGTCAGCAGCCTGCCGCTGTTCCCCTTCATGAACATCGAGGTGACGCCGCTGTGCCGGCATCCCTCCTCGATCCATGACGACGACCGCTGA
- a CDS encoding alginate export family protein: MPAVLPPQAGLGPRVGPYYLLRFNDTAAPQAPAEVSTKGLAALKYMPLNANGDVNLSLSGMERVQFNSYSHESLIGQNYSDQLFMGFRHIYGADLHLGSHVRVYGELASGQINGRDIGPQPPRQRNDLALQQAFVEVSAPLGDGSVSLRGGRQEIWLGNGLILSTQPFANIPLTFEGVTAQYRSPSARIDVLAVENVANTEEVFGDSANPGRKIWGVYGSFALPHMANDAVALNLDPFYIGFKSRNLAMAGLVGEDERHGLGARLWGKAGPIQLDTTVVRQGGSFAGQDVEAWAVYADAGYVIQSSPLKPRIGARFDAVSGGRDGGKIQTFTPLYTGQQYYAASGYLAGSNLVEAGPTLALNLSKAVRLSAYNRWYWKQDRDDAVYGRGFAPLPGTADPSIGYIGMQPDVTVQWTINPNLFLSVEAAYFDVSDGMKRAGGRDVFYSLVDLTFMF; this comes from the coding sequence ATGCCAGCCGTCCTGCCCCCGCAAGCGGGCCTCGGTCCGCGCGTCGGTCCCTATTATCTGCTGCGCTTCAACGACACCGCAGCGCCGCAAGCCCCGGCCGAAGTCTCCACGAAAGGGCTGGCAGCGCTGAAATACATGCCGCTGAACGCCAACGGCGACGTCAACCTGTCGCTGAGCGGCATGGAGCGCGTCCAGTTCAACAGCTACAGTCATGAATCCCTGATCGGCCAGAACTACAGCGATCAGTTGTTCATGGGCTTCCGTCACATCTACGGCGCAGACCTGCATCTCGGTTCGCACGTCAGGGTCTATGGCGAACTGGCCAGCGGTCAGATCAACGGCCGCGACATCGGCCCCCAGCCCCCGCGGCAACGCAACGACCTGGCCCTGCAACAGGCCTTCGTCGAGGTCAGCGCCCCCTTGGGCGACGGCAGCGTCAGCCTGCGCGGCGGGCGTCAGGAAATCTGGCTGGGCAATGGACTGATCCTGTCGACCCAGCCCTTCGCCAATATTCCGCTGACCTTCGAAGGCGTGACGGCACAGTATCGATCCCCGTCGGCGCGCATCGACGTCCTGGCGGTCGAGAACGTGGCCAACACCGAGGAGGTCTTCGGCGACAGCGCCAATCCGGGCCGCAAGATCTGGGGCGTTTACGGCAGCTTCGCCCTGCCCCACATGGCCAACGACGCCGTGGCCCTGAACCTCGATCCCTTCTACATCGGCTTCAAGTCGCGCAATCTGGCCATGGCCGGGCTGGTCGGCGAGGATGAACGCCACGGCTTGGGCGCCCGCCTGTGGGGCAAGGCCGGACCGATCCAGCTGGACACCACCGTGGTCCGCCAGGGCGGCTCCTTCGCCGGGCAGGATGTGGAGGCCTGGGCCGTCTATGCCGACGCCGGCTACGTCATCCAGTCCTCGCCGCTGAAGCCCCGCATCGGCGCCCGCTTCGACGCCGTCAGCGGCGGTCGCGACGGCGGCAAGATCCAGACCTTCACGCCCCTCTACACAGGCCAGCAGTACTACGCCGCCAGCGGTTATCTGGCCGGCAGCAATCTGGTCGAGGCCGGACCGACCCTGGCCCTCAACCTGTCCAAAGCCGTACGCCTGTCGGCCTATAACCGCTGGTACTGGAAGCAGGACCGCGACGACGCCGTCTATGGCCGCGGCTTCGCGCCCCTGCCCGGCACCGCCGATCCCTCGATCGGCTACATCGGCATGCAGCCCGACGTCACGGTGCAGTGGACCATCAATCCCAACCTCTTCCTGAGTGTGGAAGCCGCCTACTTCGACGTGTCCGACGGAATGAAACGCGCGGGCGGCCGCGACGTTTTCTACTCGCTCGTCGATCTGACTTTCATGTTCTGA
- a CDS encoding LysR family transcriptional regulator, with translation MSPLDPFAETSGVDVRRLRYFVAIAEELHFGRASERLNVAQPALSRQMVELEAAIGATLFDRTRNQIRLTVAGEALLPRARQILSSIVEAARIARRAAAGSIGVLNVGFVGSATYSLLPRVLNAFRTDNPDVDLMLHAMNTAELKGGLIERTIDVAFARPGIDDPEVVDELLLEEPLVVALPDVDPQAAHSEIALGDLARHAFVLYPRFPRPSFADIILKHCAESGFSPIIAHETMDVQTALGLVAAGAGVSLVPASVQDAQRLGVAYRPLRAPVPTTRLSLSYRRDNRSATLARFRSQVKAFAAAHKTRNQEAAEGASVPLHQGPA, from the coding sequence ATGAGCCCGCTGGACCCTTTCGCCGAGACCTCCGGCGTCGACGTGCGGCGCCTGCGCTATTTTGTGGCCATCGCCGAAGAACTGCATTTCGGCCGCGCCTCGGAACGTCTCAACGTCGCCCAGCCCGCGCTCAGCCGCCAGATGGTCGAGCTGGAGGCGGCGATCGGCGCCACCCTGTTCGACCGCACGCGCAATCAGATTCGTCTGACCGTCGCCGGCGAGGCCCTGCTGCCCCGCGCCCGTCAGATCCTGAGCAGCATCGTCGAGGCGGCGCGTATCGCCCGACGCGCGGCGGCGGGCTCCATCGGCGTGCTCAATGTCGGCTTCGTCGGATCGGCGACCTATTCCCTGCTGCCGCGGGTGCTGAACGCCTTTCGCACCGATAATCCCGACGTTGATTTGATGCTGCACGCCATGAATACGGCGGAGCTGAAGGGCGGTCTGATCGAGCGGACCATCGACGTCGCCTTCGCGCGGCCTGGCATCGACGACCCCGAGGTGGTCGACGAACTGCTGTTGGAAGAGCCGCTGGTTGTGGCCCTGCCGGACGTCGATCCCCAGGCCGCACACAGTGAGATCGCGCTCGGCGACCTGGCGCGCCACGCCTTTGTTCTCTACCCGCGTTTCCCGCGCCCCAGCTTTGCGGACATTATCCTGAAGCACTGCGCCGAGAGCGGCTTTTCGCCGATCATCGCCCACGAAACCATGGATGTTCAGACGGCGCTGGGGCTGGTCGCCGCCGGTGCAGGCGTGTCTCTGGTGCCGGCCAGCGTTCAGGACGCGCAGCGCCTGGGCGTGGCCTATCGCCCTCTGCGGGCGCCCGTCCCGACCACCCGGCTCAGCCTGTCCTATCGCCGCGACAATCGCTCGGCGACGCTGGCGCGCTTCCGCAGCCAGGTCAAAGCCTTCGCTGCTGCTCACAAGACCCGGAACCAGGAGGCCGCCGAGGGCGCCTCCGTTCCCCTTCATCAAGGACCTGCCTGA